Proteins encoded by one window of Molothrus ater isolate BHLD 08-10-18 breed brown headed cowbird chromosome 12, BPBGC_Mater_1.1, whole genome shotgun sequence:
- the LOC118691362 gene encoding LOW QUALITY PROTEIN: probable D-lactate dehydrogenase, mitochondrial (The sequence of the model RefSeq protein was modified relative to this genomic sequence to represent the inferred CDS: substituted 1 base at 1 genomic stop codon), whose translation MSRSCAVPMFPSLSRCNMALRRVLALAAALGRRSCCSKPSLPPDFVEALRAVVGAPNVSTATAVREQHGHDESMHPCAPPDVVVWPQAVGQVQELAALCHRCRVPMVPFGTGTGLEGGVNAVQGGVCFDLSRMDAIAELSLEDFSVTVEPGVTRKALNKHLRGTGLWFPVDPGADASLCGMAATGASGTNAVRYGTMRPNVLNLRVVLPDGRLLHTAGPGRQPRWALGGWGAMLGRPCARXVPAHQLCAESGQAGYDLTSLFVGSEGTLGFLTQATLRLHPLPEATTVTIASFPSVGAAVACTVQVLQAAVPVARIEFLDEVMADACGRFSGMGLPVAATLLLELHGSRRSLAEQQQQTEEIVRQNGGSGLAWAEGQEERERLWSMRHNAWYAALALRPGCQGYSTDVCVPISRLPDVVVETKQDLQASKLTGPMVGHVGDGNFHCILIFNSQDPEEAQRIHAFTQRLGRRALAAGGTCTGEHGVGLGKRALLQEELGPEGLDTLRSIKAALDPHNLMNPGKVL comes from the exons ATGTCCCGGTCCTGTGCAGTTCCCATGTTCCCGTCCTTGTCCCGTTGCAACATGGCCCTGCGGAGGGTGCTGGCGCTGGCGGCAGCCCTGGGGCGCcgcagctgctgctccaag CCCTCGCTGCCCCCTGACTTCGTGGAGGCCCTGAGGGCCGTGGTCGGGGCCCCCAATGTCTCCACGGCCACAGCGGTGCGGGAGCAGCACGGCCACGATGAGTCCATGCACCC ctgtgcccccccGGACGTGGTGGTGTGGCCCCAGGCGGTGGGGCaggtgcaggagctggcagccctCTGTCATCGCTGCCGTGTGCCCATGGTGCCCTTCGGCACGGGCACCGGCCTGGAAGGAGGCGTCAATGCCGTGCAG ggcgGCGTCTGCTTTGACCTGAGCCGCATGGACGCCATCGCAGAGCTGAGCCTCGAGGACTTCTCGGTGACGGTGGAGCCCGGTGTCACCCGCAAGGCCCTCAATAAGCACCTGCGTGGCACCGGGCTCTGGTTCCCTGTCG ACCCTGGGGCTGATGCCTCGCTGTGTGGCATGGCGGCCACTGGTGCCTCGGGCACCAACGCCGTGCGCTACGGCACCATGCGCCCCAACGTGCTCAACCTGCGCGTGGTGCTGCCCGACGGGCGCCTGCTCCACACTGCCGGCCCCGGCCGCCAGCCCAGGTGGGcgctggggggctggggggccaTGCTGGGCCGGCCCTGTGCCAGGTGAGTGCCCGCtcaccagctctgtgcagaaaGCGGGCAGGCCGGCTACGACCTGACCTCGCTCTTCGTGGGCTCTGAGGGTACCCTGGGCTTCCTGACCCAGGCCACGCTGCGCCTGCACCCACTGCCTGAAGCCACCACTGTCACCATCGCCTCCTTCCCCAGCGTGGGGGCAGCCGTGGCCTGCACTGTCCAAGTGCTGCAGGCCGCCGTGCCCGTGGCCCGCATTG AGTTCCTGGATGAGGTGATGGCTGATGCCTGCGGCCGCTtcagtgggatggggctgccagTGGCTGCCAcgctcctcctggagctgcacgGCTCCCGGCGtagcctggctgagcagcagcagcagacgG AGGAGATTGTGCGACAGAACGGTGGCTCCGGCCTGGCCTGGGcggaggggcaggaggagcggGAGCGGCTCTGGTCCATGCGCCACAATGCCTGGTACGCTGCCCTGGCCCTGCGGCCCGGCTGCCAG GGCTACTCCACGGATGTCTGTGTGCCCATCTCCCGCCTGCCTGACGTGGTGGTGGAGACCAAGCAGGACCTGCAGGCCTCCAAGCTCACCG GACCCATGGTGGGACACGTGGGCGATGGCAACTTCCACTGCATCCTCATCTTCAACTCCCAGGACCCGGAGGAGGCCCAGCGCATCCACGCCTTCACCCAGCGCCTGGGAAG gcGGGCGCTGGCAGCAGGGGGCACCTGCACTGGGGAGCACGGCGTGGGGCTGGGCAAGcgggcactgctgcaggaggagctgggcccAGAGGGCCTGGACACCCTGCGCTCCATCAAGGCTGCACTCGACCCCCACAACCTCATGAACCCTGGCAAGGTGCTCTGA